In Fragaria vesca subsp. vesca linkage group LG1, FraVesHawaii_1.0, whole genome shotgun sequence, the sequence TAGATAAAGATTATGAAAAATAGTTTATAGAAAAGCATACAGGTTGATCAAACCACTTGTATTTCTTCACTTTTTTATTTTTTTTAGACTTCATGCATTGGTGATACAGAAAACACTAACAAAAGCTGTGAGCCACTTAAGCAGAAGATACAATGTGATATTGGTTTTTTTTTTGGATAATTAAAAAATAATAATAATAATAATGAAACACGATCAACAAATTCGTTTACGATTCAGAAGTAACAAGCAAGATCAATCTGAGAAGAGAGAGAATACGGACCTGCAAAAGGAGCGGCAGTGAGAAGGTGAGAGCAGAGAGATCGTAGCGGCGGTGAGAAGGTGAGAGCAGAGAGATCGGAGTGGCGGGTGGCGATGAGGGGAGGAGGTGGGTGGATGCGCGCACTTTAATCGGTGGCCGATGCGTGGATGGGGTCTGGTGGCCCAGCTCTGGTGGCGCGACTCTGGTGGGATTTAGGAATTGTCGGTGTGAATTTAATTAGGGATTGTGGATTGCACGAGGGAGTTAATATAGGTTTTAAATTAGGTTTCGTCGCCTAAGACATTTATTCGTGTCCTAAGTAATACGAAATTTCGGGGAAAAAAAAGGAGCAAAATTCACCCGCCTAATATTTTGGGATCCTAGACGACGGAAAATATATTTTCCGTCGCATTGGTTTACCAAGCCGACGACTTATACAATTTCCGTCGCCTAAGTAACATAAAATTTTTAAAATGTGACTAATATTTTGAGTATCCTAAGCGACAGAAAGTCCACTTTTCGTCGCCTTAGGAGTATTAGACGACGAATTATTCAAATTCCGTCGACTAAGTATATTATTTAAAATTTTCACAATTTTATTATATTTGCATTTGAGCATTTTCGTGTAACTTTTCAAACTAAACCCAATTATAACTCTGCGTAAGTATTCGTACTTAAAAAAGCATACATATATATATATGCATTTTAAAAATTACAATGAAAATTTGCATGAATATTATATAATTAATGGTTTGACGTACGTACGTACGTGGTTAATTATAAATTTAAAAATACATATGATAATCAGAGTCGTCCGAATAATCATACTATATATTAATCGTACAATAGTCGTAATATATACTAATCACACTCATGATAATCAGAGTCGTCCGAATCATCATCATCCTCAGTTTGGCCAGAATACTCATCATCCTCTATGTATTCGTCATCTATGAAGCCGTTGTCATCATGATTGGGGATGCGAGGTTGTAGCGAGTTCAGTTCAGATAGTGTAACTGGAAGGTAACCTATGATAGCCGAACCGTGTTGGTTGTTGACACAAATATCCTCAGTATCAGGGACTACATGTGGAGAATCCTCTTGATATGGTTCATTCGGTTGATCAGTTGTTATTGGTTCATTGGGCCCACTTTCATCATCCCCTCCCAGTGTAGCTGCACTCCAAATATTCCTATATGACATCACCTGCACCACTTTCCAACCCTCACCCATAGCCGGATCATCAAGATAAAACACTTATTTCGTCATGGTGGCAAGAATAAACGGCTCATTCTCATACCATACACTGTTTGAGTCCAGTGATAACAAGCCACGATCCAGAATTGTACTCCTCCGTCTAGTTAGGTCAGTATTGAACCATTTGCACTTGAACAACACGACTGGCATACGGTTGCCATAGATTAGTTCGATGACACTGACAAGAACCTCGTAGTAGTTGAAACCCAGACCCTCAACCATGACTCCATTGTTTTGGTTGACATGGCCTTCATCTCGTTCTGACGTCACAAACTTAACACCGTTCACAAAACATCCAGCACGAACTCTGTGGCTTTGGGGTCCTCCAGCCAACAAGTGCAACTCCGGGTCGTAAGAAGCAGGAAACTGCTGTTGAATGTGCATCATCTGTAACAATTTTAATACCAACGTTGTTATATTATGTAATATCAAAAAGCAACATATCTTTAATTTATGTAACATCATATATATTTATATTATGTAACATCACAAAGCAACATATATTTAATTTCTGTATCATATATACATATCGATAGAAATCAAGAAAATCTCTCTTGTGTATGACTTCGTTACCATACTGCCTTTCCAAATGGGACTTGAAGTATCGCTCGGCTTCTTCGCAATGTTGAAGGACACACCAATGAGCCTCTTTGCTCTCATCATTACTTAATCTTTCAGAATTACTTAACCTGCCATACGGTTCAACATCGTTGGAAACAACTGATAGATCGAATTGCCAGCTACTACCCGCTCCAGAGGATTCTCCCACTATGTCTTCATCATTGAGATATGCGCTGCAGCAAGTTACGCACTCAGCCTGAATGTATGCCGCCGTGATCGACCCTTCAGGGAAACGTTTGTTTTTGTTCTTCTTCTTGAAATCCCCCAATTGCCTGCAAAACAAATATATATGCAATTCTTATAATAAATATTTAAAATACCATTTATCTTAATTTGAAAGGATGATTAATTAGAATAAATATGAGTGCATACGTACCTCTCATTTGGATAGCACCAGGTATACTGTATCAGACCAGTACGCAACACTTGTTCGGGAAGGTGGATCATGAGGTGAATCATGATGTCAAAAAAAGTGGGGGGAAAGATCCTCTCCAGCTTGCACATGATGTACACAATGTCTTCTTGCAATGACCGAACATCAGACTTTTTAAGCTCTTTAGCGCATATCCTCTGAAAGAACTTTGACAAAGCCACTAACGTGTCAACCACATCACTCTGCAAATACGGTCTAATGACCACGGGAAGAAGATGTTGCAGCAAAACATGACATCATGAGTCTTCAACCAACTAATCTTATTTTCCCCCATCTTAACACATCGAGCGATATTCCCTGCATACCCATGAGGATACTTAACGTTTCCAAACCACTGAAACACTTCTGCCTTCTTTTGAGGATGGACTATGTAGCCTGCTTTCGGCATTATGGCTTTTTTTGTTTTTTTGCTCTCTACTAGCCATAGCTGGGGGCGTATACTTATCATCTTAAGATCAACACGGGCTTTGGGGGTGTCTTTTTTCTTATGTTTAAGATTCAGAATTGTTCCAAGAACGCTGCCACAAACATTCTTCTCTATGTGCATGACGTCCAAGTTGTGTCTGATTTTCAAGGTCGACCAGTAAGGCAATTCAAAGAATACACTTTTGTGCGTCCAATACTTAAACTCATCAGGCGTGGGAGGATTCAAGTTAGTTACTTCTTTACTCGTGCTCAAATATCTGTACCAGTGCTGGTGAAGCCTCTCCAAAATCCACTCACCAGACCTCCCTAGGGGTTTCAGATTATGCTCCTCAGTCCCATTAAATGCATCAGCATCCCACCGCCACTCATGATCCTCGAGAAGATGTCTACGAGATCCCAAGAAACACATTTTTTCGGCATGCCAACTAGAATTGACGCCATCTATGCATACCGGGCAAGCCTTGTACCCCTTAGTTTGTTGGCCAGACAACATCTCGTAAGCTGGAAAATCACTGATGGTCCAAATAACAGCTGCTTTCATCATGAATGAAGTTTGACCATGCCTGTCAAAAGTAGGGAGTCCATTTTCCCATAACTTCTGCAACTCGTCAATTAATGGTCTCATGTACACATCCAAGCACTTTCCTAGAGAACACGACCCTGGAACCATAAGCGTAAGGAAATTGTACTCTTTCCTCATACACATGTTGGGAGGTAGATTGTACATAAATACTATCACAGGCCAAATGCTGTAAGACAAATTCATGTTTCTAGTAGGGTTGAATCCGTATGTTGTAAGTTCGAGTCTGACATTTCGACAGTCTCCAGCAAATTCGGGAAAAGAACGGTCAAAGTGCTTCCAAGCCTCCCCGTCTGCGGGGTGTGTGAGATTATCCGGATCTATGCTCTCCTCTCCTTGGTGCCTTGCCTGGTGCCATCTCATATGTTTGGCCGTATGTGAAGACATGTACAGACGTTGCAAACGAGGACCCAACGGGAAGTAACGAAGAACCTTCTTAGGAATGGGCTTTTTCTCCTTAGATGAAGTGGAAGCTTCATACCTTGGCTCATAGCAGTGTAGGCACTCAACTTCATCCTTGTTATCTATGTAATACAACATGCAATTATTGACGCAAGCGTCTATCTTCTGGTGATCAAGATCGAGGTCAGCCAACATGCTTTTTACCTGGTCGAAATTTTCCAGACAACAGTTACCTTTAGGAAGAACTTTCTTCATAAGTGCAATATCGTCATCAAAACATGCGTTAGTCTTTCCTCGCTTGTTTTTTATCTCCATTTGCTCCATGGCGATACCCAACACAGTATGCTCACTGCCAGGATACAATGGGGTTTGTACTTCCCGTACAAGCCTGTTGTAGTCAACGTGGGAGACATTAGGGAACGTGTCAGGGGCGTTGTCATAAACAACATTTTACTGATATCCTGAGGCGGCGAACGAGAAGGCATCGTTTAAGAGGTTCATCACAGCAGGGTCCCCGTAACTAGCATTGGAAGATTTTGCCTGCTGATTATGTTGTGCTTGAATTTCTGCAAGTGTAGGCATTTGAACTTGATTTTCGCCGTGCCATGTCCATGTGGTATAACTAGGACAAATACCGTTTAGTGCCAAGTGAGAATACATGTCTTCATATGTTACTGATGTCCGATTGAGACATTTGTTGCACGGACATATATGAATAACTTTGTCTGGAGGACTATGTAGACGCACAAACTCAAGAAAATCAAAAATGCCTCTCATATAAACTGGGGACCCCCTCCTTAATTGCATCCAGCTCTTGTCTATGTTGTACACTATAATAACAGGAAACAAAAATATATAATAAAAAAATACGTGAATAAAATAAAGACAAGAGAAATATACACACACACACTTTGTTGGGAAATAAACATTTACTAAAAACAAGAATTTTAAAGTCCATTTCAATGAAAAACTGTTGAGTAACCCATATTAATGTTTTAACGCCTCTAACAATTAATATTATACCCTTATTGCATTAATTAATTACACGTTCTCTCTGATGTTCAAAAAAAAATAAACCACGTTCTCCCAGACTCCCACTCTCCACGATCAACCGAACCCTCACCTCTCCCACTCTCTCTATCTCTCTCTAACACTCGATAACGATCTCTGGTTTAGGGTTCTTCACGATCTTCGTGATTCCATCAATCAGGCCACGTCGCTCTCTCGTTAAATATATGTCGACTTCGTCGCTCTCCGCATGCAGATAAATCCCAGTTGAGCAAGAAATCGCTCTCTGCCCTAATCTCAGTCGATCGAAGTTGATCTGTGGTTCAATCTCGGCGTTGCTGTCACTTTCAATCGCTCACGCTCATCGTCACTCTCTGGTTGAATATCAGCGTCGATANNNNNNNNNNNNNNNNNNNNNNNNNNNNNNNNNNNNNNNNNNNNNNNNNNNNNNNNNNNNNNNNNNNNNNNNNNNNNNNNNNNNNNNNNNNNNNNNNNNNCCTCCCAGTAAACTTCTACTGGGGTCAGTAAACTTGCAATTCATTATCTCCCTTTCTGTTTCATGGCCACAACACACAACAGATACCCTAATAAACATCTTTATTAACTGCTCCGTAGTAAACAACTATTGCACCCTAAAACTATACATATTAATTAATGACAGTGATAATAACACTTCTTTTTTGTTTTGGAAGAAGCAGGAAAACATGACATTGTAATAGGACAGTGCCCAGATTCAACTTAATGGTCTCATATATATATACCAATAGTCGGATTTACACATGCTTGAAGCATTTGCTAAGCTTACATAAAGTAAAAGGAAAAACACTTACATATTTCTTGGTCGTATCTTCATCATCGGCCCTGACATAGGTCTTCTCAAAACCTTTGATAATTGGAAGCTGCTCCCCTTGTATTTTGAGTTCCTCCATTGTGTAGATGATAGGAGAAGACCCCGTGTGGTGGTGCATAGTCTTCTCCCCACTGTTCCGCTTGTTTGCCAAGAAGAGTCTCTAATATATACACGAAAAAATATTAAATAGATTAGTAAAATACAAGGGAAACAATGAATGTAATTTAAAAATAAAAATAAAAAACAATGAAGGTAATTTAAAAAATCACCTTGAACGCATCTGACTCGAAGTGCTAGCAAAGAAAGTTTCAGTGGTCCTCTCTCCCAATGAAATCTAAAGGCATGCTAGAGGACCCTTCCTTCAGATAAGCTTTGTAGCACTGGTACTTCCAGTCCTTGTACCTCTCCTGTGCTCCCATCAGTATCCAATTGAATATTGCCTCATCATTTTCATCACACTCGTACTTCGGCTAAGTAAGAAAGAAAACAAAAATTCACATATTAAGCACTAAAAAACAAAATAAAAAAATTAACACACCCAATTATTATTACAAAACACATCTTACAAAACACATCTTTCAATTCATATCAGCACACAATACTTTACACATATTCAATCATACTTTACACATATCCATAACATTTTCACTTTATAAGAAA encodes:
- the LOC101304430 gene encoding uncharacterized protein LOC101304430 codes for the protein MEQMEIKNKRGKTNACFDDDIALMKKVLPKGNCCLENFDQVKSMLADLDLDHQKIDACVNNCMLYYIDNKDEVECLHCYEPRYEASTSSKEKKPIPKKVLRYFPLGPRLQRLYMSSHTAKHMRWHQARHQGEESIDPDNLTHPADGEAWKHFDRSFPEFAGDCRNVRLELTTYGFNPTRNMNLSYSIWPVIVFMYNLPPNMCMRKEYNFLTLMVPGSCSLGKCLDVDFPAYEMLSGQQTKGYKACPVCIDGVNSSWHAEKMCFLGSRRHLLEDHEWRWDADAFNGTEEHNLKPLGRSGEWILERLHQHWYRYLSTSKEVTNLNPPTPDEFKYWTHKSVFFELPYWSTLKIRHNLDVMHIEKNVCGSVLGTILNLKHKKKDTPKARVDLKMISIRPQLWLVESKKTKKAIMPKAGYIVHPQKKAEVFQWFGNVKYPHGPYLQSDVVDTLVALSKFFQRICAKELKKSDVRSLQEDIVYIMCKLERIFPPTFFDIMIHLMIHLPEQVLRTGLIQYTWCYPNERLSNSERLSNDESKEAHWCVLQHCEEAERYFKSHLERQYGNEMMHIQQQFPASYDPELHLLAGGPQSHRVRAGCFVNGVKFVTSERDEGHVNQNNGVMVEGLGFNYYEVLVSVIELIYGNRMPVVLFKCKWFNTDLTRRRSTILDRGLLSLDSNSVWYENEPFILATMTK